Proteins encoded together in one Thermophilibacter immobilis window:
- a CDS encoding ABC transporter substrate-binding protein encodes MSNLSRRNFLSAGVAAAAGLGLAACGGGESTTGGSGTSDASTDKVGASEELVSAAKEDGTLVVYGSCEEEYLAAACEHFQELYGIDTQYQRLSTGEVQAKVEEENGNPSGDVWFGGTTDPYNEVALAGLLEPYDAANASHILDPKYRDADGNWYGVYTGLLGIMVNKDELSRLNLDAPEDFADLTDEKYKGLIWSSNYNTAGTAKLIINTAIQKYGHDAGIQYLVDLDKNIAVYTKSGSGPSKNIGTAECTIGLGFLHDGIYQIVDGGYENIGLVVPSSGTSCEVGATAIFKGAKHDSAAKLWVEYALSPECVELAAQNGSYQFLVIDDAEQPEVATEFGLDPNNVMDYDFEDAKEHTSTYVEEVMNALGGGDDRFQTE; translated from the coding sequence GCCGCTGCGGCCGGCCTCGGTCTCGCCGCCTGCGGCGGTGGCGAGTCCACGACTGGCGGCTCCGGAACCAGCGACGCCTCGACCGACAAGGTTGGCGCGTCCGAGGAGCTCGTGAGCGCGGCCAAGGAGGACGGCACGCTCGTCGTCTACGGCTCCTGCGAGGAGGAGTACCTCGCCGCGGCCTGCGAGCACTTCCAGGAGCTCTACGGCATCGACACCCAGTACCAGCGCCTCTCCACCGGTGAGGTCCAGGCCAAGGTCGAGGAGGAGAACGGCAACCCCTCCGGCGACGTCTGGTTCGGCGGCACCACCGACCCGTACAACGAGGTCGCCCTCGCCGGCCTGCTTGAGCCCTACGACGCCGCCAACGCGAGTCATATCCTCGATCCCAAGTACCGTGACGCCGACGGCAACTGGTACGGCGTCTACACCGGCCTCCTCGGCATCATGGTCAACAAGGACGAGCTCTCTCGCCTCAACCTCGACGCCCCCGAGGACTTCGCCGACCTCACCGACGAGAAGTACAAGGGCCTCATCTGGTCGTCCAACTACAACACCGCCGGTACGGCCAAGCTCATCATCAACACGGCCATCCAGAAGTACGGCCACGACGCGGGCATCCAGTACCTCGTCGACCTCGATAAGAACATCGCGGTCTACACCAAGTCCGGCTCCGGCCCGTCCAAGAACATCGGCACCGCCGAGTGCACGATCGGCCTGGGCTTCCTGCATGACGGCATCTACCAGATAGTCGATGGGGGCTACGAGAACATAGGTCTGGTCGTGCCGTCGTCGGGCACGTCCTGCGAGGTCGGCGCCACCGCCATCTTCAAGGGCGCCAAGCACGACAGCGCGGCCAAGCTCTGGGTCGAGTACGCCCTGTCCCCGGAGTGCGTTGAGCTGGCCGCCCAGAACGGCTCCTACCAGTTCCTGGTCATCGACGATGCCGAGCAGCCCGAGGTGGCCACCGAGTTCGGCCTCGATCCCAACAACGTCATGGACTACGACTTCGAGGACGCCAAGGAGCACACCTCGACCTACGTCGAGGAGGTCATGAACGCCCTGGGCGGCGGAGACGACCGCTTCCAGACAGAGTAG